The following coding sequences lie in one Thalassoglobus polymorphus genomic window:
- a CDS encoding DUF669 domain-containing protein produces MAAIDWNHDDYQESRGGGQLYPAGDYLVKIVKEEKRETKTKNGDLLALELSIGDGEHRGGVLFWSLNLWHNSTRTRDIARGELKGICNAINKPTLRDTSELCEIPFILTLGLKGTGDDMRQTFQRCQPRNNRPQPPPQQPVQQPSQQYTQQPPQQPVQQPAGPQSQPEPGPGAPVW; encoded by the coding sequence ATGGCAGCTATTGACTGGAATCACGACGACTATCAGGAATCACGCGGCGGGGGACAACTTTACCCGGCCGGTGACTATCTTGTGAAGATCGTCAAAGAAGAGAAGCGGGAAACCAAGACGAAGAACGGCGATCTCTTGGCGTTGGAATTGTCTATCGGGGACGGAGAACACCGGGGCGGCGTTCTGTTCTGGTCTCTCAATCTCTGGCACAACTCAACTCGGACTCGCGATATTGCACGGGGAGAATTGAAAGGCATTTGCAACGCCATTAACAAGCCAACGTTGCGGGACACTTCCGAGCTTTGCGAGATCCCGTTTATTCTCACGTTGGGGCTGAAAGGAACCGGGGACGACATGCGGCAAACGTTCCAGCGATGCCAGCCACGGAACAACCGGCCGCAACCACCACCACAGCAGCCGGTTCAACAGCCGTCCCAACAGTACACGCAGCAGCCACCACAGCAGCCGGTTCAACAGCCGGCCGGGCCGCAATCACAGCCGGAACCGGGGCCGGGTGCTCCAGTCTGGTAA
- a CDS encoding DEAD/DEAH box helicase codes for MQARPYQADSIRFGYEALRRDPQARPLQVIPTGGGKTIILSTIARDVTTHWGGRCLILSHVKELVGQSAAEILEVDSTLDVGVYSAGLKRRETENAIITAGIQSVYKRAAELGPFNMVIVDEAHLIPPDGEGMYRTFLQDAAMVNPKFRLMGLTATPYRLSSGLIYGEGEIFTEIAYEVGVRELIADGYLSPLVSKRVTEFDDSGIRVTRGDYNASDMESSMLQTVSEAVRETIGRTKDRNSVLIFSAGVSHAVEICNFLQSAGETVALITGDTDPAERDETIVKFKAGEIKYLVNVNVLTTGFNAPNVDAVVLLRSTLSPGLYYQMVGRGFRLFPGKRNCLILDFGGNVMRHGPVDQVNIGHGKKRKGEAGEAPSKVCPQCQSENAAGRALCVDCGFAFPIQEKPKHEAEADDVAPLSGEITEDVFEVHDTEFYLHTKMGADETAPKTMRVDYMVSSGNSISEWICIEHDGFAGDKARKWWAERSRLPMPHTAADAVNIARLGGLSVTREITRRKVSGERFSSLVDYVLDERPEVGEAGADPLEEFEENRGLKQLALIDPDDVPF; via the coding sequence ATGCAGGCAAGGCCATATCAAGCCGATTCGATCCGGTTCGGATACGAGGCACTTCGAAGGGATCCACAGGCCCGGCCGTTGCAGGTCATTCCGACAGGCGGCGGGAAAACAATCATCTTGTCGACGATTGCACGGGATGTCACAACGCATTGGGGCGGCCGATGCTTGATTTTATCGCACGTCAAAGAGCTAGTGGGTCAATCAGCGGCCGAGATTCTTGAAGTTGATAGCACGCTAGACGTGGGCGTTTATTCGGCCGGTCTCAAGCGGCGTGAGACAGAAAACGCAATTATCACGGCCGGGATCCAGTCCGTTTATAAACGGGCGGCCGAGCTAGGGCCGTTTAACATGGTTATCGTCGATGAGGCCCACTTAATTCCGCCAGACGGAGAAGGAATGTATCGGACATTTCTGCAAGATGCAGCAATGGTTAACCCCAAATTCCGGCTGATGGGGTTAACGGCAACTCCTTACCGGTTATCGTCCGGATTGATCTACGGAGAAGGCGAGATTTTCACGGAAATTGCCTACGAAGTCGGCGTTAGGGAACTCATTGCCGATGGGTATCTATCCCCGCTGGTCTCAAAGCGGGTGACAGAATTCGACGATAGCGGCATTCGGGTAACCAGGGGAGACTACAACGCTTCGGATATGGAATCTTCCATGCTGCAAACGGTCTCTGAAGCCGTTCGCGAAACAATCGGCCGGACGAAAGACCGCAATAGTGTCTTGATCTTCTCGGCGGGCGTGTCTCATGCGGTGGAGATTTGCAATTTCCTACAGTCGGCCGGCGAAACGGTCGCGTTGATCACAGGCGATACCGATCCGGCCGAGCGTGACGAAACTATCGTTAAGTTCAAGGCCGGAGAGATCAAATATCTTGTCAACGTCAACGTTTTAACAACGGGATTCAACGCACCGAATGTTGACGCGGTCGTTCTGTTGCGTTCAACGCTTTCGCCGGGGCTTTATTATCAAATGGTTGGCCGGGGCTTCCGGCTGTTTCCGGGGAAAAGGAATTGCCTGATTTTAGATTTCGGCGGGAATGTCATGCGTCACGGGCCGGTTGATCAAGTCAACATTGGACACGGCAAGAAACGAAAAGGGGAAGCCGGCGAAGCACCTAGCAAGGTGTGCCCGCAATGCCAGTCTGAGAACGCAGCCGGCCGGGCATTGTGCGTCGATTGTGGCTTTGCGTTTCCGATCCAGGAGAAGCCGAAGCACGAAGCGGAAGCGGACGACGTTGCCCCGTTGTCCGGGGAGATCACAGAGGACGTTTTTGAGGTCCACGACACGGAGTTTTATCTACATACCAAGATGGGGGCCGATGAAACGGCACCAAAAACAATGCGTGTTGACTACATGGTTTCATCGGGCAATAGCATCAGTGAATGGATTTGCATTGAGCATGATGGTTTTGCGGGGGATAAGGCCCGTAAATGGTGGGCCGAGCGTTCACGCTTGCCGATGCCACACACGGCAGCCGATGCGGTGAACATTGCCCGGCTCGGCGGCTTGTCAGTCACTCGCGAGATCACACGGCGGAAAGTGTCCGGGGAGCGGTTCTCATCTCTGGTTGATTATGTCCTGGATGAACGGCCGGAAGTCGGCGAAGCCGGGGCCGATCCGCTTGAAGAGTTTGAGGAAAATCGAGGACTCAAACAGCTTGCGTTGATTGATCCCGATGACGTTCCATTCTAA
- a CDS encoding DNA cytosine methyltransferase: MFAGAGGGLLASKLLGWNTVAACEIEKSRRRILLQRQRDGILDRFPIWDDVRTFDGRPWRGLVDIITGGFPCQDVSIAGTGKGLAGSRSSLWFEYERIIEEVRPSFIFAENSPNLRTRGLTRIVKGLDRLGYDCRWGVLGGWHFGASHKRNRMWVLAYDHSSGRQKQWRSKPDEEEYKAFECGCGWPREPVLERVAYRVANRVDRLEAVGDGQIPIVAATAFKLLSEGLL; the protein is encoded by the coding sequence TTGTTCGCAGGAGCTGGCGGCGGATTACTCGCCTCAAAGTTACTGGGATGGAATACGGTTGCGGCGTGCGAAATTGAGAAATCCAGGCGGCGGATCCTATTGCAGCGACAGAGAGACGGAATCCTTGACCGGTTCCCGATATGGGACGACGTCCGCACTTTTGACGGCCGACCCTGGAGAGGACTTGTCGACATTATCACCGGAGGATTCCCGTGCCAGGACGTCAGTATTGCGGGTACAGGAAAAGGGCTTGCCGGCTCACGTTCGTCGCTATGGTTCGAATATGAGCGAATCATTGAAGAAGTTAGACCTAGTTTTATCTTCGCGGAAAACTCGCCAAACCTGCGAACTAGAGGACTTACCAGAATCGTCAAGGGACTTGACCGCCTGGGGTATGACTGCCGGTGGGGTGTTTTGGGAGGTTGGCACTTCGGCGCGAGTCACAAAAGGAACCGAATGTGGGTACTTGCCTACGATCACAGTTCAGGACGCCAGAAACAATGGAGGTCCAAGCCAGATGAGGAGGAATACAAAGCCTTTGAATGCGGTTGTGGGTGGCCCCGTGAACCCGTACTGGAGCGAGTGGCTTATAGGGTGGCCAATAGGGTGGACAGACTTGAGGCCGTTGGGGATGGACAAATTCCAATCGTGGCGGCAACAGCATTTAAGTTGCTTTCTGAGGGATTACTCTAA
- a CDS encoding bifunctional DNA primase/polymerase: protein MQCLDYAKELHEAGISVFPVGSNKVPRGPWKRFIKTRPTAEEVQGSFSQPVGIGRVCGAISGNLEAIDFDIDDEAETDLTTDDALRAWAAIVDELRPGLRSNLCLIRTPRPGYHVNYRCESPVEGNQKLAYVPSRSQAGKWKAILETRGEGGYCLSPGSADFSHPLGASNYQHIAGPKLSELQTITADERAVLLQAARQFNCKPELVSHERPAGNSVDRSEGIRPGDDFEQRTTWAEILEPAGFTFVGSEGDTGRWRRPGTKSLLSATTNAGGSGLFYPFSPNCGMEPNRGYNKFSVYAWLNHGGDMSAAANELTRQGYGKRADLSHVNIDEALRTAEKRNEEKSQSTEFPSHLLHVPGMISGLIDYTIRTAFIPQPVLSLAASISLMGALIGRKVTDDFGSRANVYTVGLCRSGGGKEHSRKVNKAALVAGQADPIIGPEEFVSGPGIINAIGEPDEPALLFQNDEIGRFLKSIGNGQKNPHLYQVVTVLMKLFTSSDSVFLGAAYADSKKNIKIDCPNACLYGTTVPGSFFDSLEKESLTDGFVSRLLIFEGDDNAEINTRPVREEFPAELAADVKRWFEFKPGGNLSDITAQPRVVQTTPDAGKMLMDFTVRSLSQRDDDIEQALWSRAGEKARKLALIHACSESFDDPLIDTHAAEWAIELVTYLTQRLLSMAVDYVSENEHERSWKKLERVIQDRGSIRSSELHAKTRFLKASERWGMLKELESRGVIAISDEGSSGGRRASMITWTGD from the coding sequence ATGCAATGCCTAGACTACGCGAAAGAGTTACACGAAGCGGGAATTTCTGTTTTCCCGGTCGGATCCAATAAGGTTCCACGGGGGCCATGGAAGCGGTTTATTAAGACCCGGCCAACAGCGGAAGAGGTCCAGGGCAGTTTTTCGCAGCCGGTCGGGATTGGCCGGGTATGCGGGGCGATCTCTGGCAACTTAGAGGCGATTGATTTCGACATTGACGATGAGGCCGAAACGGACTTAACCACAGACGATGCGTTGAGGGCGTGGGCGGCAATTGTGGACGAATTGCGGCCGGGATTGCGAAGCAATCTCTGTCTAATCCGGACGCCACGACCCGGCTATCACGTTAACTATCGCTGCGAAAGCCCCGTAGAGGGCAACCAAAAGCTAGCATATGTGCCGAGCCGATCACAGGCCGGCAAGTGGAAGGCAATTTTAGAGACACGCGGGGAGGGCGGTTACTGTCTATCACCTGGATCGGCAGATTTTTCGCATCCGTTGGGGGCGTCGAACTATCAACACATCGCCGGGCCGAAGTTGTCGGAGTTGCAGACGATCACGGCCGATGAGAGGGCCGTTCTATTGCAGGCGGCCCGGCAGTTCAACTGCAAGCCAGAGCTTGTTTCACATGAGCGTCCGGCCGGGAATTCCGTCGACCGGTCTGAAGGGATCCGGCCGGGCGATGATTTCGAGCAACGTACGACATGGGCGGAAATCTTAGAGCCGGCCGGCTTCACGTTCGTTGGTTCCGAGGGCGACACCGGACGTTGGCGACGTCCAGGAACAAAGAGTTTACTGTCTGCGACCACAAACGCGGGCGGCTCGGGCTTGTTCTATCCGTTCTCGCCGAATTGTGGAATGGAACCGAACCGGGGTTATAACAAGTTCTCCGTTTACGCTTGGCTGAATCACGGCGGCGATATGTCAGCGGCGGCCAATGAGTTGACGCGTCAAGGCTACGGAAAGCGGGCCGATCTAAGCCACGTGAACATTGACGAGGCGTTAAGAACGGCCGAGAAGCGGAACGAAGAAAAAAGCCAGTCAACCGAATTTCCGAGCCACTTATTACACGTTCCGGGGATGATTTCCGGCTTAATCGATTACACGATTCGCACGGCGTTTATTCCACAGCCGGTTTTGAGCTTGGCGGCTTCAATCTCTTTGATGGGGGCGTTAATTGGCCGGAAGGTGACAGACGATTTCGGAAGCCGGGCGAATGTTTACACGGTCGGGCTTTGCCGATCAGGTGGCGGCAAGGAACACAGCCGGAAAGTGAACAAGGCGGCATTAGTTGCAGGCCAAGCCGATCCGATTATTGGCCCGGAAGAATTCGTTTCGGGGCCGGGAATTATCAACGCCATTGGCGAGCCAGATGAGCCGGCACTCTTGTTTCAAAATGATGAGATCGGCCGATTCCTGAAGTCTATCGGCAATGGCCAGAAGAATCCTCATTTGTATCAAGTTGTTACCGTTCTTATGAAGCTTTTCACATCGTCCGATTCTGTTTTCTTGGGAGCGGCGTACGCGGATTCAAAAAAGAACATCAAAATAGATTGCCCGAACGCTTGCCTATACGGGACGACGGTTCCGGGATCGTTTTTCGACTCATTAGAAAAGGAGAGTTTAACGGATGGCTTCGTTTCAAGGTTGTTGATTTTCGAGGGGGACGACAACGCAGAGATCAACACGCGGCCAGTTCGCGAAGAGTTTCCGGCCGAGCTTGCAGCGGACGTAAAACGCTGGTTTGAGTTCAAGCCGGGCGGGAACTTGTCGGACATTACAGCACAGCCGAGAGTCGTTCAAACAACGCCGGACGCCGGAAAGATGTTGATGGATTTCACAGTGAGAAGCTTATCGCAAAGAGACGATGACATTGAACAAGCATTGTGGAGCCGGGCCGGGGAGAAGGCCCGCAAGCTTGCTCTTATTCACGCTTGTTCAGAGAGTTTCGATGATCCATTGATTGATACGCACGCGGCCGAGTGGGCCATTGAGTTGGTGACCTACTTAACGCAGCGTCTTCTTTCGATGGCGGTTGATTACGTGTCGGAAAATGAACATGAACGCAGTTGGAAGAAGCTGGAAAGAGTGATTCAAGACCGGGGATCAATTCGCTCATCGGAGTTGCACGCAAAGACACGATTTCTCAAGGCTTCCGAGCGTTGGGGAATGCTAAAGGAACTGGAAAGCCGGGGCGTTATTGCCATCTCGGATGAGGGCAGTTCTGGCGGAAGAAGAGCGTCAATGATTACCTGGACGGGGGATTGA
- a CDS encoding putative PDDEXK endonuclease: MAINGCKKGKAGERELSHALNGLLGTSCRRGQQHTGLEGKDVVGLDGIHIECKRVEKLNLDKAVQQSVRDASAEDVPAVFHRRNRQPWLVTVRLDDAVSFAERILENKAAGDSEALAHMFLNNQFTEE; the protein is encoded by the coding sequence ATGGCAATTAACGGATGCAAAAAAGGGAAAGCAGGAGAGAGAGAGCTTTCTCATGCTCTTAATGGTTTGCTCGGCACGTCTTGCCGGCGTGGTCAGCAGCACACCGGACTGGAAGGAAAAGACGTTGTGGGGCTCGATGGTATCCACATTGAATGCAAGAGGGTTGAAAAACTCAACCTGGACAAAGCCGTTCAACAATCCGTGCGGGACGCATCGGCCGAAGATGTGCCGGCCGTTTTTCATCGTCGGAATCGTCAGCCCTGGTTGGTTACGGTTCGGCTCGATGACGCGGTTTCATTCGCGGAAAGGATCCTGGAGAACAAAGCGGCGGGGGATTCTGAAGCACTGGCACATATGTTTCTAAACAATCAATTCACAGAAGAGTAA
- a CDS encoding S1 family peptidase: protein MSMRSSGLAAAFGRITLGHVVAAILAVMVASSTSEVFGMGPGEVSPALVKCHSPDGGLCSGVVVDPSGVVLTAKHCGADDTIEVVLHGTQERLQAVKIMEDGPPEGAVAYRLPAGKYDFYPVGSGPPKTGDEVYSIGYPSGQFAYGSGTVIRDSLASTSWAEGLFFQNITDLTASPGWSGGPLFNSNGGVIGLCSNGGEGYTAFVSYGSIVRTYYQAITQGSKVVVFTLPDKQCGPCDRLKKAIDDGQFPGYSFQVVTYRDGVGFDDEELAAAFSQECPSAAGKGFPIIWVPGSGPNGYQAGYQSRRPVMAFLERVANLVIHGPQPKFRPGGIQPQPDPVSIDTEAIQENAKRAAAEMVKTLETELQELREHLGNARGEIETLRAEDAGILEKIQAVSALRNEAKAGKESVIAIREAASPLSVLGLLGGIVTGIVRRRWGVA, encoded by the coding sequence ATGAGTATGCGAAGTTCAGGTTTAGCGGCGGCATTCGGCCGGATCACATTAGGCCACGTCGTGGCGGCTATTCTTGCCGTTATGGTGGCATCAAGCACCAGCGAAGTTTTCGGCATGGGGCCGGGCGAAGTTTCGCCGGCACTTGTTAAGTGTCATTCGCCTGATGGCGGTTTGTGCTCCGGCGTCGTTGTCGATCCGTCTGGAGTCGTCTTGACGGCCAAGCATTGCGGGGCTGACGATACGATTGAAGTCGTCTTGCACGGGACGCAGGAGCGACTCCAGGCGGTTAAAATCATGGAGGACGGGCCACCGGAAGGGGCCGTCGCGTATCGGCTTCCGGCCGGCAAGTATGATTTCTATCCGGTCGGATCGGGACCACCAAAGACAGGTGACGAAGTCTATTCTATCGGCTATCCGTCCGGCCAGTTCGCCTACGGCAGCGGCACGGTTATCCGGGACTCTCTAGCGTCCACAAGCTGGGCGGAAGGTTTATTTTTTCAGAACATCACAGACCTAACGGCATCGCCTGGATGGAGCGGCGGCCCGCTATTCAATTCCAATGGCGGCGTGATTGGATTATGCAGTAACGGCGGGGAAGGTTATACAGCGTTTGTGTCGTACGGCTCGATTGTGAGAACGTACTATCAGGCCATTACGCAAGGTTCGAAAGTGGTTGTTTTCACGTTGCCAGACAAGCAATGCGGGCCATGCGACCGGCTAAAAAAAGCGATTGACGACGGGCAATTTCCCGGCTACAGCTTCCAGGTTGTCACGTATCGGGACGGCGTAGGGTTCGATGATGAAGAATTGGCGGCGGCTTTCTCTCAAGAGTGTCCATCGGCGGCCGGGAAAGGCTTCCCGATTATATGGGTTCCTGGATCGGGGCCGAATGGGTACCAAGCTGGCTATCAGTCGAGGCGGCCGGTTATGGCGTTTTTGGAACGGGTTGCAAATCTCGTAATTCACGGACCGCAACCGAAGTTCCGGCCGGGGGGAATTCAACCACAGCCGGATCCAGTCAGCATTGACACGGAAGCTATTCAAGAGAACGCCAAGCGAGCGGCGGCCGAAATGGTCAAGACGCTCGAAACGGAGTTGCAGGAGCTTCGCGAACATCTTGGAAACGCAAGAGGCGAGATTGAAACACTCAGGGCAGAAGATGCCGGAATCCTAGAAAAGATTCAAGCGGTTTCCGCGTTGCGAAACGAAGCTAAGGCCGGGAAAGAATCGGTCATTGCAATCAGGGAAGCGGCTAGCCCGCTATCTGTTCTCGGCCTACTCGGCGGGATTGTCACGGGCATCGTACGGCGTCGATGGGGGGTTGCATGA
- a CDS encoding dATP/dGTP diphosphohydrolase domain-containing protein, with translation MDLGLPRLPDTGSRTQFETGAVRDAAAGKGLPSAIPYVAIQKLAQRYEDGRAKYPDDPETGRPNWQKGIPLSRFQDAIVRHSYQWAEGDQSEDHLGAVLWNAAGAAWTEQEINAGRLPADLDDLPHRKR, from the coding sequence ATGGATTTAGGTTTGCCCAGGCTACCCGACACCGGAAGCCGTACACAATTCGAAACAGGGGCCGTACGGGATGCGGCGGCCGGAAAGGGGCTTCCATCGGCCATTCCGTACGTGGCGATCCAGAAGCTTGCGCAGCGTTACGAGGACGGCCGGGCAAAGTATCCCGACGATCCGGAAACGGGCCGGCCGAACTGGCAAAAGGGTATCCCGCTTTCAAGGTTTCAAGATGCAATCGTCCGGCATTCCTACCAGTGGGCAGAAGGCGACCAGTCTGAGGACCATTTAGGGGCCGTTCTATGGAATGCGGCCGGGGCGGCATGGACAGAGCAGGAAATTAACGCCGGCCGCTTGCCGGCCGATCTCGACGACCTACCACACCGAAAGCGTTGA
- a CDS encoding metallophosphoesterase, with protein MARVLIIGDTHCPGMLPGYPKFLESIYKQWSCDTVVHIGDLVDWHAINFHGKQPETHSVDQEVKEARKQVAQLGRLFPEAHWLTGNHDALPARRAEAAGLPSDILRGDTDYWNLPGWQVYPRYDSLTLDGVLYSHGETGSQGRYAATNQAKENTCSTVIGHLHGNAGVNFLANRARRMFGLSVGCGVDWRQLQFEYGRKFARKPLIGCGVVLDGSYAYWEPANLT; from the coding sequence ATGGCACGCGTTTTGATCATCGGCGACACTCATTGCCCCGGAATGTTGCCGGGTTATCCGAAGTTCCTGGAGTCGATCTATAAACAGTGGTCTTGTGATACCGTTGTTCACATCGGCGACCTAGTAGACTGGCACGCCATCAACTTTCATGGCAAGCAGCCGGAAACGCATAGCGTTGATCAGGAAGTGAAGGAAGCCCGCAAGCAGGTGGCCCAGCTCGGCCGGCTATTTCCAGAGGCTCATTGGCTAACGGGCAATCATGACGCATTGCCGGCAAGACGAGCGGAAGCGGCCGGGCTTCCTAGCGACATTCTTCGAGGCGACACCGACTATTGGAATCTTCCAGGCTGGCAAGTCTATCCGCGTTACGACTCTCTCACGCTTGACGGCGTTTTGTATTCTCACGGCGAAACAGGAAGCCAGGGCCGATACGCGGCCACGAATCAGGCAAAAGAGAATACGTGTTCAACCGTCATTGGGCACTTACACGGAAACGCCGGCGTCAACTTTTTAGCGAACCGAGCCCGGCGAATGTTCGGGCTTTCCGTTGGCTGCGGAGTGGATTGGAGACAACTTCAGTTTGAGTATGGTCGGAAGTTTGCACGCAAGCCGTTAATCGGTTGCGGCGTTGTCCTGGATGGCAGTTACGCATATTGGGAACCGGCAAATCTAACATAA
- a CDS encoding terminase gpA endonuclease subunit, producing the protein MSSCSKDEASNNWHAENRAASQDVFLNFKAALTRGPVEPQRRADCKFDFLSFCDHYGGEAFSLPWSNAHRRAAELIQSAAINGDQFAFAMPRGSGKTTVSRWAVVWSVLYGHSPYSVLIGKTQNSAQKLLKSLKSSFRFSEPLFADFPEIIAPLRHLKGETRKAQGQKFQGEPTMIEWAQNQVVFAYLPESYIKEARLKFGDDYGAGCGSIIDVCGIEGEIRGRQYERPSGAIVRPTLAVVDDPQDRESAKSTGQCDEREQVIKADVRYLAGPDRATGIVIPCTVIYENDVADRLLNRKENPEFQGEKSQLVEAFPGTGLSEPEQRATDALWQEYRRIRNESFENGNKGVESSEFYLENRPAMDAGSKMSWPERYFAAKGEISAVQHAMNLFFSDEMAFMAEYQNKPLRTTEDETAALIPQEVARRLSGVSRNRIPDSLNRLTAFIDVSKDVLWYTVTAWGPGFTGSIVSYGAFPDQPANHFTLSTIKNTLAEGSAAAGEGAGLESSIAWGLRELTSDILGREYLTESGDPLQVELCLIDTNWNQSTEVVNAFCRRSRFKGILYPSRGRGVTSPDDALVSPKTKPKPGERRGQWWKLLPSRNNGGRYVLFSSNHWKTFIYNRLSVPVGEPGALSLYQANASAHKMLAEQLTAERCTRVTIKGETLDKWNEIPGRDNHLWDCVAGCAVGASMLGEKLTATAPPKKAVKRRKRRRVSNLLS; encoded by the coding sequence ATGAGCAGTTGCAGCAAAGACGAAGCGTCAAATAATTGGCACGCAGAGAACCGGGCAGCGTCTCAAGATGTCTTTCTAAACTTCAAAGCAGCATTGACACGCGGGCCGGTTGAACCGCAACGCCGGGCCGATTGTAAGTTTGATTTTCTTTCATTCTGCGACCATTACGGCGGGGAAGCGTTTAGCTTGCCATGGTCGAACGCACACAGGCGGGCGGCCGAGTTGATTCAATCGGCGGCCATCAATGGCGATCAATTCGCGTTCGCGATGCCGAGAGGCTCGGGGAAAACAACCGTCAGCCGTTGGGCCGTTGTCTGGTCTGTTCTGTATGGCCATTCTCCGTACTCCGTTCTCATTGGAAAAACGCAAAACTCAGCACAGAAATTGCTGAAATCTCTCAAGTCGTCTTTTCGTTTCTCAGAGCCATTGTTTGCAGATTTCCCGGAAATCATTGCACCATTGCGGCACTTGAAAGGCGAAACGCGAAAAGCACAGGGCCAGAAGTTCCAAGGCGAGCCGACAATGATCGAATGGGCTCAAAATCAAGTCGTCTTTGCATACTTGCCCGAAAGCTACATCAAAGAGGCCCGGCTCAAGTTTGGCGACGACTACGGGGCCGGCTGCGGTTCGATCATTGACGTGTGCGGCATTGAAGGGGAAATCAGGGGCCGGCAATACGAGCGGCCGAGCGGGGCCATTGTGCGGCCTACACTGGCAGTCGTCGACGATCCACAAGACCGGGAGTCAGCGAAAAGCACCGGCCAGTGCGACGAAAGGGAGCAGGTTATCAAGGCCGACGTGCGATATCTTGCCGGGCCGGATCGTGCAACGGGCATCGTCATTCCCTGTACGGTGATTTACGAAAACGACGTTGCCGATAGGCTTCTGAATCGGAAAGAGAATCCAGAGTTTCAAGGCGAGAAAAGCCAGCTTGTGGAAGCGTTTCCCGGCACAGGGCTAAGCGAGCCGGAGCAACGGGCAACTGATGCGCTTTGGCAAGAATATCGACGGATCCGAAACGAGAGCTTCGAGAATGGAAACAAGGGCGTTGAATCGTCTGAGTTCTATTTAGAGAACCGGCCGGCCATGGATGCCGGATCGAAAATGAGTTGGCCCGAAAGATACTTTGCCGCTAAAGGCGAGATCTCGGCCGTTCAACATGCCATGAATCTGTTTTTCAGCGATGAAATGGCATTCATGGCGGAATATCAGAACAAGCCATTGCGGACAACGGAGGACGAAACAGCGGCTTTGATTCCGCAAGAGGTAGCCCGGCGATTATCCGGAGTTTCTCGCAATCGAATCCCCGATTCATTGAACCGACTTACGGCATTTATTGACGTTTCAAAGGATGTTCTTTGGTACACGGTCACGGCGTGGGGGCCGGGCTTTACCGGCTCGATTGTATCCTATGGGGCGTTCCCGGATCAGCCGGCGAATCACTTCACATTATCGACGATCAAGAACACGCTAGCGGAAGGATCGGCAGCGGCCGGGGAAGGGGCCGGTCTTGAGTCGTCTATTGCTTGGGGCTTGCGAGAATTAACGAGTGACATACTCGGCCGGGAATACCTTACAGAGTCAGGCGACCCGCTACAGGTCGAATTGTGTCTGATTGATACAAACTGGAATCAGTCAACGGAAGTCGTCAACGCGTTTTGTCGACGGTCTCGGTTCAAGGGGATCCTCTACCCGTCCAGGGGACGGGGCGTCACATCTCCAGACGATGCACTTGTTAGCCCAAAAACTAAGCCGAAGCCCGGCGAAAGACGCGGCCAATGGTGGAAGCTTCTTCCGTCCAGGAATAACGGCGGGCGTTATGTCTTGTTTTCATCGAATCATTGGAAAACGTTTATTTACAATCGGCTTAGCGTTCCAGTCGGCGAACCGGGGGCATTGAGTCTTTATCAGGCGAACGCATCGGCCCATAAGATGCTAGCCGAGCAATTAACAGCCGAGCGATGCACTCGGGTAACGATCAAGGGCGAAACACTGGACAAGTGGAATGAGATTCCAGGGCGAGACAATCACTTGTGGGATTGTGTTGCAGGTTGTGCGGTCGGGGCGTCCATGTTGGGCGAGAAATTAACGGCCACGGCACCACCAAAAAAGGCAGTGAAAAGACGTAAACGCAGGCGTGTTAGTAACTTGCTGTCCTAG